A window of the Mesorhizobium opportunistum WSM2075 genome harbors these coding sequences:
- a CDS encoding ABC-F family ATP-binding cassette domain-containing protein, with protein MIRLESISKQNGRQLVFIEASASLQKGEKIGLVGPNGAGKTTLFRMITSQEQPDEGQVQVDRGVTIGYFSQDVGDMAGHSAVAEVMNGAGPVSDVAAEMAELEAAMADPDQADRMDEIIEKYGEAQHRFEELDGYALDGRAREVLDGLGFSQEMMDGDVGKLSGGWKMRVALARILLMRPDVMLLDEPSNHLDLESLIWLEQFLKGYDGALLMTSHDREFMNRIVNKIVEIDAGSLTAYSGNYEFYQQQRAIADKQQQAQFERQQAMLAKEIAFIERFKARASHAAQVQSRVKKLDKIDRVEPPKRRQIVNFEFQPAPRCGEDVVTLKNVHKAYGSRTIYDGLDFQVRRRERWCIMGVNGAGKSTLLKLVAGASDPDTGTVARGPSVKMGYFAQHAMELLEGERTVFQTLEDNFPQAGQAPLRALAGCFGFSGDEIEKKCRVLSGGEKARLVMALMLFDPPNLLVLDEPTNHLDITTKQMLIEALSQYEGTMLFVSHDRHFLAALSNRVLELTPEGIHTYGGGYTEYVERTGQEAPGLRG; from the coding sequence ATGATCAGACTTGAAAGCATCAGCAAGCAGAATGGCCGTCAGCTTGTCTTCATCGAGGCGTCGGCCTCCCTGCAGAAGGGCGAGAAGATCGGTCTTGTCGGGCCCAATGGCGCCGGCAAGACGACGCTGTTTCGCATGATCACCAGCCAGGAGCAGCCGGACGAGGGCCAGGTGCAGGTCGATCGCGGCGTCACCATCGGCTATTTCAGCCAGGATGTCGGCGACATGGCGGGCCATAGTGCTGTCGCCGAGGTGATGAACGGCGCCGGGCCGGTGAGCGACGTGGCGGCCGAAATGGCGGAACTCGAGGCTGCCATGGCCGATCCCGACCAGGCCGACCGGATGGACGAGATCATCGAGAAGTACGGAGAGGCGCAGCATCGCTTCGAGGAGCTCGACGGCTATGCGCTCGACGGCCGGGCGCGTGAGGTGCTCGACGGCCTCGGCTTTTCCCAGGAGATGATGGACGGCGATGTCGGCAAGCTGTCCGGCGGCTGGAAGATGCGCGTCGCGCTGGCGCGTATCCTGTTGATGCGGCCCGACGTCATGCTGCTTGACGAGCCGTCGAACCATCTCGACCTGGAAAGCCTGATCTGGCTGGAGCAGTTCCTGAAGGGGTACGACGGCGCGCTGCTGATGACCTCGCACGACCGCGAGTTCATGAACCGCATCGTCAACAAGATCGTCGAGATCGATGCCGGTTCGCTGACCGCTTATTCGGGAAACTATGAGTTCTACCAGCAGCAGCGTGCCATCGCCGACAAGCAGCAGCAGGCGCAGTTCGAGCGCCAGCAGGCGATGCTGGCCAAGGAGATCGCCTTCATCGAACGCTTCAAGGCGCGCGCTTCCCATGCCGCACAGGTGCAGAGCCGGGTGAAGAAACTCGACAAGATCGACCGCGTCGAGCCGCCCAAGCGCCGCCAGATCGTGAATTTCGAGTTCCAGCCGGCGCCGCGCTGCGGCGAGGACGTCGTGACCTTGAAGAACGTGCACAAGGCGTATGGCAGTCGTACCATCTATGACGGGCTGGACTTCCAGGTCCGCCGCCGCGAGCGCTGGTGCATCATGGGCGTCAATGGCGCCGGCAAGTCGACGCTGCTGAAGCTGGTGGCGGGCGCTTCGGATCCCGACACGGGCACGGTGGCGCGGGGGCCTAGCGTGAAAATGGGTTATTTCGCGCAGCACGCCATGGAGCTGCTCGAAGGCGAGCGCACCGTGTTTCAGACGCTGGAAGACAATTTCCCGCAGGCCGGCCAGGCGCCGCTCCGCGCGCTCGCCGGCTGCTTCGGCTTTTCCGGCGACGAGATCGAGAAGAAGTGCCGGGTGCTGTCAGGCGGCGAGAAGGCGCGGCTGGTGATGGCGCTGATGCTGTTCGATCCGCCCAACCTCCTGGTGCTGGACGAACCGACCAACCACCTCGACATCACCACCAAGCAGATGCTGATCGAGGCGCTGTCGCAGTATGAAGGCACCATGCTGTTCGTTTCGCACGACCGGCATTTTCTAGCCGCCCTGTCCAACCGGGTGCTGGAGCTGACGCCCGAGGGCATCCACACCTATGGTGGCGGCTACACCGAATATGTCGAGCGCACGGGGCAGGAGGCGCCCGGGCTGAGGGGGTAG
- a CDS encoding glutathione S-transferase family protein, which translates to MTPTITAFERSPDGGKGLARDTRVRWALEEVGQPYEVRLVSFAQMKAPEHLAIHPFGQIPTYEEGPLRLFETGSIVFHLAERHAGLLPGDGDARARAITWMFAALNTVEPPILELMTARIFERDKPWSEERLPLVKDRVRATLDKLSVHLGAADGLDGAFSAGDLLMVSVLLRLRMSGILDEYQNLAAYVARGEARPAYIRAFAAQFAVNAPSIS; encoded by the coding sequence ATGACCCCCACCATCACAGCCTTTGAACGATCGCCCGATGGCGGCAAGGGACTGGCGCGCGATACGCGCGTTCGCTGGGCGCTCGAAGAAGTGGGGCAGCCCTATGAGGTTCGTCTCGTTTCCTTCGCGCAGATGAAGGCACCCGAGCATCTGGCCATCCATCCCTTCGGCCAGATCCCCACCTATGAGGAAGGACCTCTGCGCCTGTTCGAGACCGGTTCGATCGTCTTTCATCTTGCCGAGCGGCATGCCGGTCTGCTGCCTGGGGATGGCGATGCCCGCGCGCGTGCCATCACCTGGATGTTTGCCGCGCTCAACACCGTCGAGCCGCCGATCCTCGAATTGATGACGGCAAGAATATTCGAACGTGACAAGCCTTGGAGCGAAGAGCGCCTGCCGCTGGTAAAGGACCGTGTTCGCGCGACGCTGGACAAGCTCTCTGTTCACCTGGGCGCCGCCGACGGGCTCGATGGTGCGTTCAGCGCCGGCGATCTGTTGATGGTATCGGTGCTGCTGCGACTGAGAATGTCAGGCATTTTGGACGAGTATCAAAACCTGGCCGCCTATGTGGCGCGCGGGGAAGCTCGGCCCGCTTACATCAGGGCTTTCGCCGCGCAATTTGCGGTCAACGCCCCGTCAATCAGCTGA
- a CDS encoding FAD-dependent oxidoreductase, translating to MHSHHSNPYDVVIAGAGPVGLFLACELRLASLSVLVLEQAEDPGSALKRLPFGMRGLTVPTIEAFHRRGLLEDIAPPTNDGSGGGKLADAHWMQQQRRPGGHFAGIQFYLDAIDRSKWPYRLPGSAGTSMAVEMEHLETALAARASAIGVEIRRGLGVEAVDQSDEHVTIRAGGETFRACWLVGCDGGRSTVRKLGGFAFTGTDPEFTGYSVEVEMVDPDRLSLGRHYTPTGMYTYSRPGTIAMVEFDGGAFHRTEPITPEHVQAVLRRVSGTDVTLTALRLATTWTDRAYQATAYRNGRVLLAGDAAHIHSPLGGQGLNLGLGDAMNLGWKLAATIRGDAPAGLLDSYFDERHPVGAQVLDWSRAQVALMRPSRSSRALEAIIRDLIDTRDGATYFAERVWGISLRYDLGGNHPLVGRSAPDFELADGTKLGERLRCGGGLLLDFDANPALQALASRWSGLITYVAVDARERLGLSALLVRPDGVVAWAADAEPDLEELSGTASRWFGDAATP from the coding sequence ATGCACAGCCACCACTCGAATCCCTATGATGTCGTGATTGCCGGCGCCGGTCCGGTCGGTCTTTTTCTCGCCTGCGAGCTTCGCCTCGCGAGCCTCTCTGTCCTTGTGCTGGAGCAGGCCGAGGATCCCGGCTCTGCGTTGAAGCGGCTCCCCTTCGGTATGCGCGGCCTGACGGTGCCCACCATCGAGGCGTTTCACCGTCGCGGCCTGCTGGAAGACATTGCGCCGCCCACCAATGATGGCTCCGGCGGCGGCAAATTGGCCGACGCGCACTGGATGCAGCAGCAGCGCCGACCCGGCGGCCATTTCGCCGGCATCCAGTTCTACCTCGACGCCATAGACCGCTCGAAATGGCCATACCGCCTGCCCGGCTCGGCGGGCACCAGCATGGCCGTCGAGATGGAGCATCTCGAAACCGCGCTTGCCGCACGCGCAAGCGCGATAGGCGTCGAGATCAGGCGTGGCCTCGGCGTCGAAGCCGTTGATCAGTCGGACGAACATGTGACCATCCGCGCCGGCGGCGAGACCTTTCGAGCATGCTGGCTCGTCGGTTGCGATGGCGGCCGCAGCACGGTTCGCAAGCTTGGCGGCTTTGCCTTCACCGGCACCGATCCCGAATTCACCGGTTATTCCGTTGAAGTCGAAATGGTCGACCCGGACAGGTTGAGCCTTGGCCGCCACTACACGCCGACGGGCATGTACACCTACTCACGGCCAGGCACCATCGCCATGGTCGAGTTCGACGGCGGCGCCTTCCACCGCACAGAGCCGATCACACCAGAGCATGTACAGGCAGTGCTGCGCCGCGTGTCCGGCACGGACGTCACCTTGACGGCGCTGCGGCTCGCCACCACCTGGACCGATCGCGCCTACCAGGCGACCGCCTACCGCAACGGCCGGGTGCTGCTTGCCGGCGACGCCGCCCACATCCATTCCCCGCTGGGCGGCCAAGGGCTCAACCTCGGGCTTGGCGATGCCATGAACCTCGGCTGGAAGCTGGCCGCCACTATCCGCGGCGACGCGCCGGCCGGCCTGCTCGACAGCTATTTCGATGAGCGGCATCCGGTGGGCGCGCAGGTTCTCGACTGGTCGCGCGCCCAGGTCGCACTGATGCGGCCAAGCCGCAGTTCGCGCGCGCTTGAAGCCATTATCCGCGATCTCATCGACACGCGCGACGGCGCGACCTATTTCGCCGAGCGCGTGTGGGGTATTTCGCTGCGCTACGACCTCGGCGGCAACCATCCGCTGGTCGGCCGCAGCGCACCAGACTTCGAACTGGCCGACGGGACGAAGCTCGGCGAACGCTTGAGGTGCGGGGGAGGCCTGCTTCTGGACTTCGACGCCAACCCTGCCCTTCAGGCGCTTGCAAGCCGCTGGAGCGGGCTCATCACCTATGTCGCCGTCGACGCCAGGGAGCGACTGGGCCTGAGCGCCCTACTCGTGCGTCCGGATGGCGTCGTCGCCTGGGCCGCAGATGCTGAGCCCGACCTTGAGGAGCTGAGCGGGACCGCGTCACGATGGTTTGGCGACGCGGCGACACCGTAA
- the plsY gene encoding glycerol-3-phosphate 1-O-acyltransferase PlsY, translating into MVFWIASVAGLAIAYLFGSIPTGYLAGKLLKGIDIREHGSRSTGATNVLRMLGKGPALVVLLVDVLKGVAAIAFARWLYALPFLTPPAGLDPQSFVPWAVCLAGLAVLLGHGRSIWLNFTGGKSAAAGLGVLLALSWPIGLGAAAVFGAVLAISRIVSLSSMLAALTAIALVCGMEQPLAYRLLVIAGGLYVIARHRANIRRLLDGTEPRLGQSSLTSIQGEETLPNNNS; encoded by the coding sequence ATGGTTTTCTGGATAGCGAGCGTGGCTGGATTGGCGATCGCTTATCTCTTCGGGTCCATACCCACGGGCTACCTGGCGGGGAAGCTGCTCAAGGGGATCGACATACGCGAGCATGGCTCCAGATCAACCGGCGCGACCAACGTGTTGCGAATGTTGGGAAAAGGGCCCGCCTTGGTGGTGCTGCTGGTCGATGTGCTGAAAGGCGTGGCGGCGATCGCCTTTGCCCGCTGGCTCTATGCATTGCCGTTTCTGACACCTCCGGCGGGGCTTGATCCGCAAAGCTTCGTGCCCTGGGCCGTCTGCCTTGCCGGACTTGCCGTGCTGCTGGGGCATGGCCGTTCGATCTGGTTGAATTTCACCGGCGGCAAATCCGCCGCGGCGGGGCTGGGCGTGCTCTTGGCGTTGTCCTGGCCGATCGGTCTGGGTGCCGCGGCGGTGTTTGGCGCGGTACTGGCTATTTCCAGGATTGTCTCGCTGAGTTCGATGCTGGCGGCGTTGACCGCGATCGCGCTGGTCTGCGGCATGGAGCAGCCCTTGGCCTATCGGCTGCTGGTGATCGCGGGCGGCCTCTACGTGATCGCACGCCATCGTGCCAACATCCGGCGGCTGCTTGACGGGACGGAGCCTCGCCTTGGGCAAAGCAGCCTGACCTCCATCCAGGGCGAAGAGACGCTTCCGAACAACAACAGCTAG
- a CDS encoding alpha/beta hydrolase, which translates to MERLAFRFLGFPEFRLNGRRVELALLKAAALLIYLAEAGGPVARDVAATLLWPETDEESARARLRRTLYKIRIAFGSELIAATGASLVLHPELSVEVDSSFFEHACNVGPLDAAADTYQSDYLAGFSVPDCPEFEEWVFFRREALRSRLVQVLERLVEAKIADGEPRAAVVSATRLAGLDPLSESAHRHLIRAHLAAGDRAAAERQVESCVRLLRDELGVAPDPATLALLQQPTHDAAVPATHYIEVDGIHIAYQIVGTGPMDIVLVPGFISHVERIWEDGRCRAWLTSVSQMGRLILFDRRGMGLSDRVGARPTVEATAQDILAVMNAAGSRRALLIGASEGGPGCVRFAVDHPDRLSGLVLWGSLAKGSHAPDYPFALTAAQYDLWKRRLLAGWGGPAEIETFAPSLAGDRQVRTWWAGLLRAASSPGAVAGLLEALSDTDVRHLLAKVSARTMVLHRAGDRAVRVEAGRFLAARIPGARFIEVAGHDHWFWVGDQQPLLDSIGAFARSG; encoded by the coding sequence ATGGAACGATTGGCGTTCCGATTTCTGGGGTTTCCGGAGTTCCGCCTGAACGGGCGGCGGGTGGAGCTTGCCTTGCTCAAGGCGGCTGCGCTCCTGATCTATCTCGCAGAGGCCGGCGGACCCGTGGCGCGCGACGTCGCCGCCACGCTTCTGTGGCCTGAAACCGACGAAGAATCCGCACGGGCACGCCTTCGCCGCACACTGTATAAAATCCGCATCGCTTTCGGCAGCGAGCTCATCGCCGCCACCGGAGCATCGCTCGTCCTGCACCCGGAGCTGTCGGTCGAGGTCGACTCCAGCTTTTTCGAACATGCCTGCAATGTCGGTCCCCTCGACGCGGCGGCCGATACGTACCAGAGCGACTATCTCGCCGGCTTCTCAGTCCCGGATTGTCCGGAATTCGAGGAATGGGTTTTCTTCAGGCGCGAGGCCTTGCGCAGCCGCCTGGTGCAGGTGCTGGAACGGCTGGTCGAAGCCAAGATCGCCGATGGCGAGCCCCGTGCTGCCGTCGTGAGCGCGACACGCCTGGCCGGACTGGATCCCCTGAGCGAAAGCGCGCACCGTCACCTGATCCGTGCCCATCTGGCGGCCGGAGACAGGGCGGCGGCCGAGCGCCAGGTCGAATCCTGCGTGCGGCTGCTGAGGGATGAACTCGGCGTAGCGCCGGACCCCGCCACCCTTGCCCTGCTGCAGCAGCCAACGCACGATGCCGCCGTCCCCGCAACGCACTACATCGAAGTCGACGGCATCCACATCGCCTACCAGATCGTCGGCACCGGCCCGATGGACATCGTGCTTGTTCCCGGCTTCATTTCACATGTCGAGCGCATTTGGGAAGACGGACGCTGTCGCGCCTGGCTCACTTCGGTTTCGCAGATGGGCCGCCTGATCCTGTTCGACCGGCGCGGCATGGGGCTTTCCGACCGCGTCGGCGCCCGCCCCACCGTCGAAGCGACGGCGCAGGATATTCTGGCGGTCATGAATGCGGCCGGCAGCCGTCGGGCCCTGCTCATCGGCGCCTCGGAGGGTGGGCCGGGTTGTGTGCGTTTTGCCGTGGATCACCCCGATCGCCTCAGCGGCCTTGTCCTCTGGGGCTCGCTCGCGAAAGGCAGCCACGCCCCCGACTATCCCTTCGCCCTGACCGCCGCGCAATATGATCTGTGGAAGCGACGCCTGCTCGCCGGCTGGGGCGGTCCGGCGGAGATCGAAACCTTCGCGCCGAGTCTCGCCGGTGACCGTCAGGTTCGGACCTGGTGGGCCGGACTGCTCAGGGCAGCCTCCAGTCCCGGCGCGGTCGCGGGGCTGTTGGAGGCACTGAGTGATACCGATGTCCGTCATCTCCTGGCAAAGGTCTCGGCCCGGACGATGGTGCTGCACCGCGCCGGCGACCGCGCCGTGCGCGTCGAGGCAGGGCGGTTCCTCGCCGCCAGGATCCCGGGCGCACGGTTCATCGAGGTCGCCGGTCACGACCACTGGTTCTGGGTCGGCGACCAACAGCCACTGCTCGACAGCATCGGTGCGTTTGCGCGAAGCGGCTGA
- a CDS encoding class I SAM-dependent methyltransferase — protein MIPRAEGIVVEVGFGSGLNLPYYDAARVKRLVGVDPDGTMLGLAGPKCRSSPFDVECLRAGGESLPLADACADTVVVTYAFCTIPDPEAALSEIRRVLKPTGRLIFIEHGQAEGPRCRRWQERLNRLWGRLAGGCHLNRDPLGLIRGAGFHLIEEERRRFPLPFWQLGSHHAGVAAPTG, from the coding sequence ATGATCCCGCGGGCAGAGGGCATCGTCGTCGAAGTCGGCTTCGGGTCCGGCCTGAACCTTCCCTATTACGACGCCGCCCGGGTGAAGCGGCTGGTCGGCGTCGATCCCGACGGCACAATGCTCGGTCTGGCCGGACCGAAGTGCCGCTCCTCGCCATTCGATGTCGAATGCCTGCGTGCCGGCGGCGAAAGCCTGCCATTGGCCGATGCCTGCGCCGACACGGTCGTCGTCACCTATGCCTTTTGCACCATTCCGGACCCCGAGGCGGCGCTGAGCGAAATCCGGCGCGTCCTGAAGCCAACGGGGCGGCTGATCTTCATCGAGCACGGCCAGGCCGAGGGGCCGCGTTGCCGCAGGTGGCAGGAGCGCCTGAACCGCCTGTGGGGGCGGCTCGCCGGCGGCTGTCACCTCAACCGCGATCCGTTGGGCCTGATCCGCGGGGCGGGCTTCCACCTTATCGAAGAAGAGCGCAGGCGGTTTCCGCTGCCCTTCTGGCAATTGGGAAGCCACCACGCCGGCGTCGCGGCGCCGACAGGTTGA
- the htpG gene encoding molecular chaperone HtpG: MTTDTKATETRAFEADVSRLLHMMVHSVYSDKDVFLRELISNAADACEKLRFEAVSRPELLADDPKPRISISADPDNKQITVEDNGIGMSRDDMAEALGTIARSGTRAFIERVGSSTEDTQLIGQFGVGFYSAFMVADRVDVVSRLAGSEEAWRWSSDGKGSYEIAPAPLEAAPRRGTRVVLHLMDDAVSYTGSYRLEQLAKSQSGHVPVPITLVEKPGAEARDIADGTALWVRPKSEIKPEEYTDFYRGVAGQYDEPAATIHFRAEGRQEYSVLAFVPGSRPFDLFDQDRKGRMKLYVRRVFITDDADLLPRYLRFVRGLVDSADLPLNVSREMIQESPLLAAIRKGLTNRVLGDLAKLAENEAEAYASIWENFGVVLKEGLYEDHERREQLLKLARFRSTGSGEGWRGLADYVATMKEGQKAIFFMAGDDRARLEASPQLEGFKARGIEVLLLTDPVDSFWVTMAPDFDGKPFKSVTQGVAELSDVPLPDGATKPDTATTPEVEGFLAFVKAALGDAVSDVKASDRLTESAVCLVAPEHGPDRQFERLLNAAGRLDKAAKPILEINPRHQRVLALAGLGEDEQAFKDDAAHLLYDEARVLDGDKPADARAFSDRLARLIARGISKG, from the coding sequence ATGACGACCGATACGAAAGCGACGGAAACCAGGGCGTTCGAGGCGGATGTTTCGCGGCTGCTGCACATGATGGTGCACTCGGTCTATTCCGATAAGGACGTCTTCCTGCGCGAGCTGATTTCCAATGCCGCCGACGCCTGCGAGAAGCTGCGTTTCGAGGCCGTCAGCCGGCCTGAGTTGCTGGCCGATGACCCCAAGCCACGCATCTCGATTTCGGCCGATCCCGACAACAAGCAGATCACCGTCGAGGACAACGGCATCGGCATGAGCCGCGACGACATGGCCGAGGCCCTTGGCACGATCGCGCGGTCGGGCACGCGCGCTTTCATCGAGCGGGTTGGTTCCAGCACCGAAGACACCCAGCTCATCGGCCAGTTCGGCGTCGGCTTCTACTCTGCCTTCATGGTGGCCGACCGCGTCGACGTCGTCAGCCGGCTGGCGGGAAGCGAGGAAGCCTGGCGCTGGTCGTCCGACGGCAAGGGCTCCTACGAGATCGCGCCCGCCCCGCTCGAAGCCGCCCCCAGGCGCGGCACCCGCGTCGTGCTGCATCTGATGGACGATGCCGTCTCCTACACCGGCTCCTATCGGCTCGAGCAACTGGCCAAATCGCAATCGGGCCATGTGCCGGTGCCGATAACGCTCGTCGAAAAACCTGGCGCCGAGGCGCGCGACATCGCCGATGGTACGGCTCTCTGGGTCAGGCCGAAGAGCGAGATCAAGCCCGAGGAATACACCGACTTCTATCGCGGCGTCGCCGGCCAGTATGACGAGCCGGCCGCCACCATCCACTTCCGCGCCGAAGGCCGGCAGGAATACTCGGTGCTTGCCTTCGTGCCCGGATCGCGCCCGTTCGATCTCTTCGACCAGGACCGCAAGGGCCGCATGAAGCTCTATGTGCGCCGCGTGTTCATCACCGACGATGCCGACCTCCTGCCGCGCTATTTGCGCTTCGTGCGCGGGCTGGTCGATTCCGCCGATCTGCCGCTCAACGTTTCGCGCGAGATGATCCAGGAAAGCCCACTGCTGGCCGCGATCCGCAAGGGCCTGACCAATCGCGTGCTCGGCGATCTCGCCAAGCTGGCCGAGAATGAAGCCGAGGCCTACGCGAGTATCTGGGAGAACTTCGGCGTTGTTCTCAAGGAAGGGCTCTACGAGGACCATGAGCGCCGCGAGCAATTGCTGAAGCTTGCCCGCTTCCGCTCGACCGGCTCTGGCGAAGGCTGGCGCGGGCTTGCAGACTATGTCGCGACGATGAAGGAAGGCCAGAAAGCGATCTTCTTCATGGCCGGCGACGACCGCGCGCGGCTCGAAGCCTCGCCGCAACTCGAAGGGTTCAAGGCACGCGGCATCGAGGTGCTGTTGCTCACCGACCCGGTCGACAGCTTCTGGGTGACGATGGCGCCGGACTTCGACGGCAAGCCGTTCAAGTCCGTGACACAGGGCGTGGCGGAACTGTCGGACGTCCCGCTGCCCGACGGCGCCACCAAGCCGGACACGGCAACGACACCGGAAGTCGAGGGCTTCCTGGCCTTCGTCAAGGCGGCGCTCGGCGATGCCGTCTCGGACGTCAAGGCATCAGATCGCCTGACCGAAAGCGCCGTCTGCCTGGTCGCGCCCGAACATGGCCCCGACCGTCAGTTCGAGCGGTTGCTCAATGCCGCCGGCCGCCTCGACAAGGCGGCGAAGCCGATCCTGGAAATCAATCCGCGGCACCAGCGCGTGCTGGCGCTCGCCGGCCTTGGCGAGGACGAACAGGCCTTCAAGGACGATGCGGCCCATCTCCTCTATGACGAGGCGCGCGTGCTCGACGGCGACAAGCCGGCCGACGCCAGGGCATTTTCCGATCGCCTTGCCCGGCTGATCGCACGCGGCATTTCGAAGGGCTGA